A portion of the Treponema rectale genome contains these proteins:
- the add gene encoding adenosine deaminase — protein sequence MRKTEFYSLLTALPKAELHIHEEAVLSRSTIKTVYKRSFNKEMTAAEYDELFAYDDLAGFLDSFIKIQKYFTNINDLELLFNDFSEYLEKNNIVYCETFISPTSHLKKGWDFSQMMELICRSLNKIKKEHGRTVKLIIDVSRTFGTENAMNNLDLVLKENCPEIIGIGLGGNEVSGPAKDFKDVFEKARKAGLHVVAHAGEVCDSQSIKDALNILKAERIGHGITAVNDEDFIKELVQNQTCLEICPTSNVFTNTIVKSFKEHPVKKLFDEGVNVTINTDDPTFFKVSLIDEYWNIYKELGFTLQELKTLIKNSFKNSFISDSAKKKYCNEVEKAWNQWFDEHPECQKELS from the coding sequence ATGAGAAAGACAGAATTTTATAGTTTGCTTACTGCACTTCCAAAAGCTGAACTTCACATACATGAAGAAGCAGTATTAAGCCGCAGTACTATAAAAACCGTTTACAAGCGCAGTTTCAATAAAGAAATGACAGCAGCAGAGTATGACGAGCTTTTTGCATACGATGATCTGGCTGGTTTTCTCGATTCATTCATAAAGATACAAAAATATTTTACTAATATAAACGACCTTGAACTTCTTTTTAACGATTTTTCTGAGTATCTTGAAAAAAACAATATTGTATACTGTGAAACCTTCATAAGTCCGACTTCCCACCTGAAAAAAGGATGGGATTTTTCACAAATGATGGAACTTATCTGCAGAAGCCTTAACAAAATAAAAAAAGAACATGGCAGAACCGTAAAGCTGATAATCGACGTAAGCCGTACCTTTGGAACGGAAAACGCAATGAATAACCTGGATCTTGTTCTGAAAGAAAACTGTCCAGAAATAATCGGTATCGGACTGGGAGGTAATGAGGTTTCAGGCCCTGCAAAAGACTTCAAGGATGTATTTGAAAAAGCAAGGAAAGCAGGACTTCATGTTGTAGCCCATGCCGGAGAAGTCTGCGACAGTCAGTCAATAAAAGATGCACTTAATATTCTTAAAGCTGAACGTATCGGACATGGAATAACAGCTGTTAATGATGAAGATTTTATAAAAGAACTGGTACAGAATCAAACCTGTCTTGAAATCTGTCCTACAAGCAACGTATTTACAAATACAATAGTAAAATCTTTTAAGGAACATCCTGTAAAGAAACTCTTCGATGAAGGAGTAAACGTTACGATAAACACGGATGATCCAACCTTCTTTAAGGTTTCCCTTATCGATGAATACTGGAACATTTATAAAGAACTGGGATTTACCCTGCAGGAACTAAAGACTTTAATAAAAAACAGTTTCAAGAATTCATTTATTTCTGATTCTGCAAAGAAAAAATACTGCAATGAAGTTGAAAAAGCCTGGAACCAATGGTTTGACGAACATCCTGAGTGTCAGAAGGAACTTTCATAA
- a CDS encoding GGDEF and EAL domain-containing protein, which yields MILPLVFFTVYSLKKKENVSASLVIMNFMCLLTMYLYASSLWVEEYKYVFGFANFYYASVPWLLLSVVNFMFIFTGIAVKSKASIVIKVLILICCLFDLNGFIMNLSGKKTLDIIQKFDSTGELTGWVASYGWIFNIHLAVSYIQVVLIAGLLVRKIIVSTKIFRIKYEIIFGMFLLIIAVNAVFLTLMPEYDFSILGYVICAVYLCYSALYSMPKYMSSQMMKLISENINHVVVCFDSAGNKVYANKKAVELYSDIGCESHLDELILETASDSFMNSEILKVNGREYFFDEEITRVKDSKNRLVGVCANLSDNTKVMKQMQKELYDSTHDELTGLYNRRSFFEYASKILRNSRDTEFYIVATNIKDFKMINSCFGTELGDEVLIAQSKKLLLADYPDTIHGRISSDNFAMLIPKNCFNQTKAVENTGSLQKLFDNLHYEIKVYIGIYEVSDIYENVSSMYDKAQIAMRSIYGSYDRTFAFYDRSLMDKLYEEKNIIADFDKFLKNGDFQVRLTPLITCSTEKLCGAQTVVYWMNPVKGLLRENTFEPLLDRTMMQHKLDLYVWDKAAQILSGWQKKGINLYLNIKVSQQSFYYTNLPEVFTGLVKKYNVNPEFMVLGVNENCFTRDVKMHVDVLNKLHDAGFRIELDDFGSQFSSLNILKDIDADILKINFDQFYQTEQTERTLTIIESMITMAKSVGMIVTARCMEFQHQKDFLRSAGCDIIQENYYENVVSESEFEQMYAEKNLI from the coding sequence ATGATACTTCCTCTGGTTTTCTTCACGGTTTATTCCCTGAAAAAGAAAGAAAACGTATCAGCTTCTCTCGTAATAATGAATTTTATGTGTCTTCTGACCATGTATCTTTATGCATCCTCTTTGTGGGTCGAAGAATATAAATATGTTTTTGGATTTGCCAATTTTTATTATGCAAGTGTTCCCTGGCTCCTGCTGTCAGTCGTAAACTTTATGTTCATATTTACGGGAATCGCCGTAAAATCAAAAGCTTCAATCGTTATAAAAGTTCTCATTCTTATCTGCTGCCTTTTTGACTTGAATGGCTTTATCATGAACTTAAGCGGAAAGAAGACTCTTGATATCATTCAGAAATTTGATTCCACCGGAGAGTTAACCGGATGGGTTGCTTCCTACGGCTGGATTTTTAACATTCACCTTGCGGTTTCCTATATTCAGGTTGTACTTATTGCCGGTCTTCTTGTCAGGAAAATCATTGTATCTACAAAAATTTTCCGCATAAAATATGAGATTATTTTCGGAATGTTTCTGCTGATTATTGCAGTTAATGCAGTTTTCCTTACACTGATGCCTGAGTACGATTTCAGCATTCTCGGCTACGTCATCTGTGCGGTTTATCTTTGCTATTCTGCCTTGTATTCAATGCCTAAATATATGTCCTCCCAGATGATGAAGCTTATTTCAGAAAACATAAACCACGTTGTCGTATGTTTTGATTCTGCAGGAAATAAAGTTTATGCAAATAAAAAAGCTGTAGAACTTTATTCAGACATCGGCTGTGAAAGTCACCTGGATGAACTTATCCTTGAGACTGCCTCAGACAGTTTTATGAACAGTGAGATTTTAAAAGTAAATGGCAGGGAATATTTTTTTGACGAAGAAATTACAAGGGTAAAAGACAGTAAGAACAGGCTTGTAGGTGTATGTGCAAATCTCAGTGATAATACGAAAGTCATGAAGCAGATGCAAAAGGAGCTTTATGATTCGACTCATGATGAACTTACAGGTCTTTACAATAGAAGAAGTTTTTTTGAATATGCTTCGAAGATTCTTAGAAACAGCCGTGATACGGAATTTTATATTGTTGCAACAAACATAAAGGACTTTAAAATGATAAACAGTTGTTTCGGTACGGAACTTGGAGATGAAGTCCTTATTGCGCAGTCAAAGAAACTTCTACTTGCAGATTATCCTGATACGATTCACGGAAGGATTTCTTCTGATAATTTTGCAATGCTGATTCCTAAGAACTGTTTTAATCAGACTAAGGCTGTTGAGAATACCGGCTCTCTTCAGAAACTATTTGACAACCTTCACTATGAAATAAAAGTTTACATAGGAATATATGAAGTCTCAGATATCTATGAAAATGTTTCGTCCATGTATGATAAGGCTCAGATAGCCATGAGAAGTATTTATGGTTCTTACGACAGGACCTTTGCTTTTTATGACCGTTCCCTTATGGATAAGCTTTATGAAGAAAAGAATATAATTGCAGACTTTGATAAGTTTCTGAAAAACGGAGATTTCCAGGTCAGGCTTACGCCCCTCATCACCTGTTCTACAGAAAAACTTTGCGGTGCCCAGACGGTTGTTTACTGGATGAATCCTGTTAAGGGACTTCTCAGGGAGAATACGTTTGAACCGCTTCTGGACAGAACCATGATGCAGCATAAACTGGATTTATATGTATGGGATAAGGCTGCGCAGATTCTTTCAGGCTGGCAGAAAAAGGGAATTAATCTTTATCTTAATATAAAGGTCAGCCAGCAGTCTTTTTATTATACAAATCTTCCGGAAGTATTTACGGGACTTGTAAAAAAATATAATGTTAATCCTGAATTTATGGTTTTGGGTGTAAACGAAAACTGTTTTACAAGAGATGTAAAGATGCATGTTGATGTTCTGAATAAACTCCATGATGCCGGATTCAGAATTGAACTTGATGATTTTGGAAGTCAGTTCTCTTCCCTTAATATTTTGAAAGACATTGATGCTGATATACTTAAAATTAATTTTGACCAGTTTTATCAGACGGAGCAGACTGAAAGGACTCTTACTATAATTGAATCGATGATTACCATGGCAAAATCTGTGGGAATGATAGTAACAGCCAGGTGCATGGAGTTCCAGCATCAGAAGGATTTTCTGCGCAGTGCAGGGTGCGACATAATTCAGGAAAACTATTATGAAAATGTTGTCTCTGAATCAGAATTTGAACAGATGTATGCGGAGAAAAATTTGATATGA
- a CDS encoding glycine hydroxymethyltransferase codes for MSTPLENYLKEAGSSLNAAMTAYVANLQTVSQVAPEIAADVVNELENQRSHLKLVASENYCSLSTQLAMGNLLTDKYAEGFPEHRYYGGCVNIDAVENTAAREAEKLFGADYAYVQPHSGADANLVAYWAILSKTVEMPTLEELGVKSLAELSGEQFDMLRKRFGNQRLMGLDYSCGGHLTHGYKMNVSARMFESHPYGVDEKTGLLDYDAIEKQAMEVKPLILLTGFSAYPRKINFKRFRQIADKCGAVLMVDMAHFAGLVAGKVFTGEYNPVEWADVVTSTTHKTLRGPRGALILCKKEFTDYVNKGCPMVLGGPLGHVMAAKAVALKEANTQAYRDYASNVVKNAQALAKSCMDKGMILQTGGTENHLMLIDVTTYGLTGKQAEAALFKCGVTANANALPYDKNGAWWTSGIRIGTPGLTTLGMNEKDMEEVASIIDLVLKGTKPGLTKEGKPAKGKIELDPAVEADAKKRVQSLLSKHVLYPELDLQFLKKEFVK; via the coding sequence ATGTCCACACCACTTGAAAACTATTTGAAAGAAGCAGGATCTTCTTTGAATGCAGCCATGACTGCTTATGTCGCTAACCTTCAGACCGTAAGCCAGGTTGCTCCGGAGATTGCCGCAGATGTTGTAAACGAACTGGAAAACCAGCGTTCACACCTTAAGCTTGTTGCCTCAGAAAACTATTGTTCTTTAAGCACACAGCTTGCAATGGGAAACCTGCTTACTGACAAATATGCAGAAGGATTTCCGGAACACAGATACTACGGCGGATGCGTTAACATTGACGCAGTAGAAAACACGGCAGCCCGTGAAGCAGAAAAACTTTTTGGTGCAGACTATGCCTACGTTCAGCCTCACTCAGGGGCAGATGCAAACCTTGTTGCATACTGGGCAATTCTTTCTAAAACTGTAGAAATGCCGACTCTTGAAGAGCTGGGAGTAAAATCCCTTGCAGAACTTTCAGGAGAACAGTTTGACATGCTCAGAAAAAGATTCGGAAACCAGCGCCTTATGGGTCTTGATTATTCCTGCGGCGGACATCTTACTCACGGATATAAAATGAATGTCAGTGCACGTATGTTCGAAAGTCATCCTTACGGGGTTGATGAAAAGACCGGACTTCTTGACTACGATGCAATTGAAAAGCAGGCAATGGAAGTAAAACCTCTGATTCTTCTTACAGGTTTCTCAGCATACCCTAGAAAAATTAACTTCAAAAGATTCCGCCAGATTGCAGACAAATGCGGTGCAGTCCTTATGGTAGATATGGCACACTTTGCCGGACTTGTTGCAGGAAAAGTATTTACAGGTGAATACAATCCTGTTGAATGGGCAGACGTTGTAACTTCTACTACACATAAAACACTTCGCGGTCCACGCGGAGCCCTCATTCTCTGCAAAAAAGAATTCACTGATTATGTAAACAAAGGCTGTCCTATGGTTCTTGGAGGACCGCTTGGTCATGTAATGGCAGCTAAAGCCGTTGCACTCAAAGAAGCTAACACACAGGCTTACCGTGACTATGCATCTAACGTCGTAAAAAATGCACAGGCACTTGCAAAATCCTGCATGGACAAAGGAATGATTCTCCAGACAGGCGGAACAGAAAATCACCTTATGCTCATAGACGTTACCACATACGGACTTACAGGAAAACAGGCAGAAGCAGCCCTCTTCAAGTGCGGTGTAACTGCAAATGCAAATGCTCTTCCTTATGACAAAAACGGCGCATGGTGGACAAGCGGAATCCGTATCGGAACACCAGGTCTTACAACCCTGGGAATGAACGAAAAGGATATGGAAGAAGTTGCTTCAATCATTGACCTTGTACTTAAAGGAACAAAACCAGGCCTTACAAAAGAAGGCAAACCTGCAAAGGGAAAGATTGAACTTGACCCGGCTGTGGAAGCTGATGCTAAAAAGCGCGTACAATCCCTTCTCAGCAAGCATGTTCTTTATCCGGAACTTGACCTTCAGTTCCTTAAAAAAGAATTTGTAAAATAA
- a CDS encoding glycoside hydrolase family 2 protein yields the protein MKNRIYLNNDWEFSDEFNEKMLSPKFKGKWESVRIPHSVTETPFNSFDESIYQKISLYRKSFKTETEWAGKRIILTVGAAAHMAEVYLNGEKLAEHKCGYTAFSVDLSDHLAPAGKANILAIKVDSRESLDIPPFGYVIDYMTYGGIYRDVYLDIKNPVYIQDVFVKTSSNHLESEITLEGGDVPEGYTVEQKVVSAASLGGEPSACITTAAAKKILTACDASPVVAWTLENPALYNLVTVLKNEKGKAVDTKTVRFGFRDIRFDETGFYLNNKKIKLRGLNRHQSYPYVGYAMPKNMQTDDADILKYELGLNYVRTSHYPQSHAFIDRCDELGLLVFTEIPGWQHIGGEKWQDQAVENVREMILEYRNHPSIFMWGVRINESQDNDALYTRTNELAHKLDSTRPTGGVRFLQHSHLLEDVYTFNDFVHEGNNRGTRLKKNVTDTKKGYLISEYNGHMYPTKTFDDERHRTEHAIRHANVLDSVAGDDEIAGSSGWCAFDYNTHKDFGSGDRICYHGVMDMFRNPKLAAYVYGIQQDNSVTGDILEITSSMDIGEYPGGTIDGIWILTNADSVKLYTGNTFIREYTSADSPYKNLKKGPIPLFDVIGNRLVDEDGVKPSHSEAIKELLRAAQKYGMEKIPFKYKLKFVKLLLCRAVTFKKLEKFYWKYMGSWGGSQSSHKFEAYKDGKIVKTVIKTPGKKTGIELSTRRTELLEEETYDAVCVNIRAKDEHFNLQPYCQEAVSLSVKGPIAIIGPSVVSLKGGMAGTYVKTLGRAGKAQLVVTDWQGNETYMNFTVKVKKI from the coding sequence ATGAAGAACAGAATTTATTTAAACAATGACTGGGAATTCAGTGATGAATTTAATGAAAAAATGCTTTCTCCTAAATTTAAGGGAAAATGGGAATCTGTACGCATTCCTCACTCTGTAACGGAAACTCCTTTTAATTCTTTTGATGAATCTATTTATCAGAAAATCAGTTTGTACAGGAAATCTTTTAAAACTGAAACAGAATGGGCAGGTAAGAGAATTATTCTTACAGTTGGCGCTGCAGCTCATATGGCGGAAGTTTATCTTAACGGAGAAAAACTTGCTGAGCATAAGTGTGGTTATACAGCTTTCAGTGTAGACCTGTCTGATCATCTTGCACCGGCAGGAAAGGCCAATATTCTTGCAATAAAAGTAGACAGCCGTGAATCTCTGGACATTCCTCCTTTTGGCTATGTAATTGATTATATGACTTATGGCGGTATATACCGTGACGTTTATCTTGATATTAAGAATCCTGTTTATATTCAGGATGTATTTGTAAAGACTTCATCAAATCATCTTGAATCAGAGATAACGCTCGAAGGCGGTGATGTTCCTGAAGGTTATACGGTTGAACAGAAAGTAGTCAGCGCAGCTTCTTTAGGGGGAGAACCGAGTGCCTGCATTACAACTGCTGCTGCAAAGAAAATCCTTACGGCCTGTGATGCTTCTCCTGTTGTTGCATGGACGCTTGAAAATCCTGCCCTGTATAATCTTGTTACAGTGCTTAAAAATGAAAAGGGAAAGGCTGTAGATACAAAGACTGTCAGGTTTGGTTTCAGGGACATTCGTTTTGATGAAACTGGATTTTACCTCAATAATAAGAAGATTAAGCTCCGCGGACTTAACCGCCATCAGAGCTATCCGTATGTAGGTTATGCAATGCCTAAAAACATGCAGACAGATGATGCGGATATCCTTAAATATGAGCTTGGCCTTAATTATGTAAGGACTTCCCATTATCCACAGAGTCATGCTTTCATTGACCGCTGTGATGAACTTGGACTTCTTGTGTTTACAGAAATTCCAGGCTGGCAGCATATAGGCGGCGAAAAATGGCAGGATCAGGCTGTAGAAAATGTAAGGGAAATGATTCTTGAATATAGAAATCATCCAAGCATTTTTATGTGGGGTGTAAGGATTAATGAAAGCCAGGATAATGATGCCCTGTATACAAGAACAAATGAACTTGCCCATAAACTGGATTCTACCCGTCCTACAGGCGGAGTCCGCTTCCTTCAGCACAGTCATCTTCTTGAAGATGTCTATACTTTCAATGATTTTGTTCATGAAGGAAACAACAGGGGTACCCGCTTAAAGAAGAATGTTACTGACACAAAGAAGGGTTATCTTATCAGTGAATATAACGGTCACATGTATCCTACAAAAACTTTTGATGATGAGCGTCATCGTACGGAACATGCCATCCGTCATGCAAATGTACTTGATTCTGTTGCAGGAGACGATGAAATAGCCGGTTCTTCAGGATGGTGCGCTTTTGATTACAATACCCATAAGGATTTTGGAAGCGGAGACAGAATCTGTTATCACGGTGTTATGGATATGTTCCGTAATCCGAAACTTGCAGCTTATGTTTACGGTATTCAGCAGGATAACAGCGTAACCGGAGACATTCTTGAGATAACAAGTTCCATGGATATCGGGGAATATCCGGGCGGAACAATTGACGGAATCTGGATTCTTACCAATGCAGACAGTGTTAAGCTTTATACCGGCAATACATTTATACGTGAGTACACTTCAGCTGACAGTCCGTATAAGAACCTTAAAAAGGGACCGATACCTCTGTTTGATGTAATCGGAAACCGTCTTGTTGATGAAGACGGAGTTAAACCATCTCATTCTGAGGCAATAAAGGAACTTCTTCGTGCTGCCCAGAAATATGGAATGGAAAAAATACCGTTTAAGTACAAGCTCAAGTTTGTAAAACTTCTTCTGTGCCGGGCTGTTACTTTTAAGAAACTTGAAAAGTTTTACTGGAAGTATATGGGAAGCTGGGGCGGTTCTCAGTCATCTCATAAATTTGAAGCTTATAAAGACGGAAAAATTGTAAAGACTGTCATAAAGACTCCCGGAAAGAAAACCGGAATTGAACTTAGTACCCGCAGGACGGAGCTTCTGGAAGAAGAAACCTATGATGCTGTTTGTGTAAATATCCGTGCTAAGGATGAGCATTTTAATCTTCAGCCATATTGTCAGGAAGCTGTCTCGCTTTCCGTAAAGGGACCGATAGCAATTATAGGTCCTTCTGTTGTTTCCCTTAAAGGAGGAATGGCAGGTACGTATGTAAAAACTCTTGGACGTGCAGGTAAAGCACAGCTTGTTGTTACAGACTGGCAGGGTAATGAGACTTACATGAACTTTACCGTAAAAGTAAAGAAAATATAG
- a CDS encoding GGDEF domain-containing protein, with protein MSFESMKITYIIVSCAILAVIAFYIRLVYYKAGSMRRHVNIIMILGALAVFFYTLFAVSDNYIIALLMCSCYFICTDYLTYFMINFSVHYSGNKDSNRLLKIKLLFKILCLADTVSLLVNTFTRHTFDLQQAVAFNGVIYWLVIFSPVHYIHLGFCYIQFATALIILIRACIRVASLYKEKFITVILAYCFVIIVNMICYSSGLIIDFSVWLYAVLAGFISYYSIFTFPESLVEKLLNRINETISEIIICFDTAGNCIYHNKAAVYLFNSKNHFDKVKCQAFYNEWKQQNGTYSCTIDGETHYFIVEKNVIEYSSVVIGDYFLLTDKTAEINAVKREQYNCTHDELTGLLNREGFFKKVDETFARSENEEWIMVCTNVQDFKMINEIFGTETGDRMLVRGAELLRSFTHKGTVYGRIADDKFSMFFKKKYFNETEFRKYYYEIKKMIESDAYDLHMQFGIYEVKSKDESASGMVEKAMFAMDEIHGNYMKLFSYFDSDLMDKRLSEKNIIADFDDAVKNEEFELYLQPLITNNKKAFGAEVLVRWNHPRRGVILPDTFVRIYEQCGLISKLDLYIWRKACALLKEWKDRGLTEPYLCVNVSPGDLYYFDIYKIFTELTEEFGIDPSHLNIELTETVLLADYKKVMELFKRLQDYGFKIEIDDFGSGYSSLNMLKDINADILKIDMLFLNKTANYEKSRRILSSIISLANELNMNVITEGVENESQVKMLTDLGCNTFQGYYFSKPLTVSEFEKKYF; from the coding sequence ATGAGTTTTGAATCGATGAAGATAACTTACATAATAGTCTCCTGTGCCATTCTTGCCGTAATTGCTTTTTACATAAGGCTTGTTTATTACAAGGCAGGTTCCATGCGCAGGCATGTAAACATTATTATGATTCTTGGAGCTCTTGCTGTTTTTTTCTATACATTATTTGCCGTATCGGATAATTATATAATTGCACTGCTGATGTGCAGCTGTTATTTTATATGTACGGATTATCTAACTTATTTTATGATAAATTTTTCCGTTCATTATTCCGGAAATAAGGATTCAAACCGGTTACTAAAGATAAAGCTTTTGTTTAAAATACTGTGTCTTGCTGATACGGTTTCGCTTCTGGTAAATACATTTACCCGTCATACCTTTGATCTTCAGCAGGCCGTTGCCTTTAACGGTGTTATATACTGGCTCGTAATTTTTTCTCCGGTTCATTACATTCATCTTGGTTTCTGTTACATTCAGTTTGCTACAGCCCTGATAATCCTTATACGTGCCTGTATACGGGTTGCTTCTCTCTATAAAGAAAAATTTATTACGGTAATTCTTGCTTACTGTTTTGTTATAATAGTAAACATGATCTGTTATTCTTCCGGACTCATAATTGATTTTTCTGTCTGGCTGTATGCAGTTCTTGCCGGTTTCATAAGCTATTATTCTATTTTTACTTTTCCTGAATCTCTTGTTGAGAAACTTCTTAACCGCATAAATGAAACTATCAGTGAAATAATTATATGTTTTGATACTGCCGGAAACTGTATCTATCATAACAAGGCTGCCGTCTATCTTTTTAATTCAAAGAATCATTTTGATAAGGTAAAGTGTCAGGCCTTTTACAATGAATGGAAGCAGCAGAACGGAACTTATTCATGTACCATCGACGGAGAAACTCATTACTTTATTGTAGAAAAAAATGTAATTGAATATTCCTCTGTTGTAATCGGTGATTATTTTTTACTAACTGATAAGACTGCAGAGATTAATGCGGTAAAGCGGGAGCAGTATAACTGTACTCATGATGAACTTACAGGACTTTTGAACAGGGAAGGATTCTTTAAGAAAGTTGATGAGACTTTTGCCAGAAGTGAAAATGAAGAATGGATTATGGTCTGCACCAATGTTCAGGATTTCAAAATGATAAATGAAATTTTCGGAACTGAAACCGGAGACAGAATGCTTGTAAGGGGTGCTGAACTTTTACGTTCTTTTACGCATAAAGGAACTGTTTACGGAAGAATTGCAGATGATAAGTTTTCCATGTTCTTTAAGAAAAAATATTTTAATGAAACAGAATTCCGTAAGTATTATTACGAAATAAAGAAGATGATTGAATCAGATGCCTATGATCTTCACATGCAGTTTGGTATTTATGAAGTAAAGTCTAAGGATGAATCAGCTTCAGGAATGGTAGAAAAGGCCATGTTTGCCATGGATGAGATTCACGGTAATTACATGAAGCTCTTCAGTTATTTCGATTCTGATCTTATGGATAAGAGGCTTTCTGAAAAAAATATAATTGCAGATTTTGATGACGCCGTAAAAAATGAAGAGTTTGAACTGTATCTTCAGCCTCTGATTACAAATAATAAAAAGGCTTTCGGAGCTGAGGTTCTGGTAAGGTGGAATCATCCCCGTCGGGGCGTAATACTTCCGGATACTTTTGTACGTATTTATGAACAGTGCGGGCTTATTTCAAAACTTGATCTTTATATATGGAGAAAGGCCTGTGCACTTCTTAAAGAGTGGAAAGACAGGGGATTGACCGAACCGTATTTATGCGTAAATGTTTCTCCCGGAGATTTGTATTATTTTGATATATATAAAATATTTACGGAACTCACAGAAGAATTCGGAATAGATCCTTCTCATCTTAATATTGAACTTACGGAAACCGTACTTCTTGCGGATTATAAAAAAGTTATGGAGCTTTTTAAGAGGCTTCAGGATTATGGATTTAAGATAGAAATCGATGACTTTGGTTCAGGTTATTCTTCTCTTAATATGCTTAAGGATATTAATGCTGATATTTTGAAAATAGACATGCTGTTCCTTAATAAAACTGCAAATTATGAAAAGAGCCGCAGAATTTTAAGTTCAATAATTTCTCTTGCAAATGAACTTAATATGAATGTAATTACTGAAGGGGTAGAGAATGAATCTCAGGTAAAGATGCTTACAGATTTAGGCTGCAATACTTTCCAGGGATATTATTTTTCAAAGCCCTTAACCGTTTCTGAATTCGAAAAAAAATATTTCTAG
- a CDS encoding histidine phosphatase family protein, translated as MHLIFVRHGDPDYVNDNVTEKGKKELELLAARTKDWNVDEVFVSPMGRADATARACLKNWNVKPQTVKWLREFDYRIKDDRGNDRIAWDWLPRDYFSEKKYADIKKWWSTKSMRSGNILRHYNEVCNGIDNILSCYDYSRVSPDMPVYNCFPHLTAEEAAVDTHLIPEQKDLDSKNIVFFCHLGVMFTILSHLTGISPVQLWQGFFVAPSSVTIVGAEERIPGEVAWRIQTMGDTSHLKAGGEKVSASGFYGSCLSY; from the coding sequence ATGCATCTGATTTTTGTAAGACACGGTGATCCTGATTATGTAAATGATAATGTTACTGAAAAAGGAAAAAAAGAACTTGAACTTTTAGCAGCCCGTACAAAAGACTGGAATGTTGATGAAGTATTTGTATCTCCCATGGGTAGGGCAGATGCCACAGCCAGGGCCTGTCTTAAAAACTGGAATGTAAAGCCTCAGACTGTTAAGTGGCTGAGGGAATTTGATTACCGCATCAAAGATGACAGGGGAAATGACAGAATTGCCTGGGACTGGCTTCCAAGGGATTATTTTTCTGAAAAAAAATATGCTGACATAAAGAAATGGTGGTCTACAAAAAGCATGCGTTCCGGAAATATTCTCAGACATTATAATGAAGTCTGCAACGGAATTGACAACATTCTTTCCTGTTACGACTATTCCAGGGTTTCTCCGGACATGCCGGTTTACAACTGCTTTCCTCATCTTACGGCAGAAGAGGCTGCTGTTGACACTCACCTGATTCCGGAGCAGAAGGATCTTGACTCAAAGAATATTGTGTTTTTCTGTCATCTGGGAGTGATGTTTACAATTTTAAGCCATCTTACGGGTATTTCTCCCGTACAGCTGTGGCAGGGATTTTTTGTAGCTCCTTCTTCCGTAACGATTGTTGGTGCTGAAGAGCGCATTCCCGGTGAAGTTGCCTGGAGAATACAAACCATGGGAGATACTTCACATCTTAAGGCAGGCGGTGAAAAGGTTTCTGCCAGCGGATTTTACGGCAGCTGTTTGAGTTATTAG
- a CDS encoding YigZ family protein: MKVLLGYESAELNIKNSRFLAEAFIAESQAQARDILHSQKQKYADATHVVHAFVTGKNAEVNGMSDDGEPSGTAGRPMLDVLKGSGITNIMVTVTRWFGGTLLGTGGLVRAYSDSMKAVIEKCQTEELIEKKSFSFTVDYSQYENVRHLISFYHIGELKEDFSSGVEISGNIWLSEYEEFAQKLKDLSRGMICI; encoded by the coding sequence ATGAAAGTTTTACTGGGATATGAAAGTGCTGAACTTAACATAAAGAATTCCCGTTTTCTGGCAGAGGCTTTTATAGCAGAAAGTCAGGCACAGGCACGGGATATTCTTCATTCGCAGAAGCAGAAATATGCAGATGCAACTCATGTGGTTCATGCTTTTGTAACCGGTAAAAATGCAGAAGTAAACGGAATGAGTGATGATGGAGAACCTTCCGGTACTGCAGGCCGTCCGATGCTTGATGTTTTAAAAGGCAGCGGTATTACGAATATAATGGTTACCGTCACAAGATGGTTTGGAGGAACTCTTTTAGGCACCGGAGGTTTAGTCCGGGCTTATTCAGACAGCATGAAGGCTGTTATTGAAAAATGTCAGACAGAAGAACTTATCGAAAAAAAGAGTTTTTCTTTTACCGTTGATTATTCGCAGTACGAAAACGTAAGGCACTTGATTTCTTTTTATCATATTGGAGAATTAAAGGAAGATTTTTCTTCCGGTGTTGAAATTTCCGGAAATATCTGGCTCTCTGAATATGAAGAGTTTGCTCAGAAACTGAAAGATTTAAGCAGGGGGATGATATGCATCTGA